The genomic stretch CGAGGCCGGCGAGCTTCCCGACCTGCCTTGAGGAGAGGAGCAGGAAGGACACTCCCATGCTGCCGCAGCAGACGCCATGGCCGCCTGGTTCCTCTCCGTCGATCTGGAGACGAGACGGCGCCGATCTGGGGACAAGTTgagtggaggagagagagataaGAAGGTGGGGCCGGTGGGCACTGGGCAGCATCAAGATGTTCGGTGTACACTTTCGTTCCTATAGAGGTGCGAAGTTGTTCTTGGTGCAGGATGAAAATGCAAAGTTCACTCGCACAGATCATGGAGCATTGTAGACCCTCGGATAAGACAGGGACGCCCACGTAGTGGTAGAAAAACTGCGttggctaatagcgtatttttagacccacactattttgttatagcgctatTTTTTCCCTTGATCTGTATTAAATCAGTGCAAATTTGTCATTAACCAGGAAGGCCACCGccagagcgaaccgtcgcggaacTTGCTCAGGTTCCCGTACTCGAGATTCTCGGTGGCAAGTTCGGCGAGGTCGAGCACGGACACGGTGAACTTGGCGTAGACGTCCATCCCGTAGTCGTCGTCGACCACCTCGTACCCTCTGGCCACGTACATGCAGTTCCTCCTCAACCCGTTGACCCCGCTGGCCTCGACGCAGAACCCGCGGAAGTGGTCCACGAACACGGCGCGGTCACCGATGCCGCTGCCGTCGGTGACCTCCGACCACGCGGCTGCCGGGCCCCGGACGTCCGCGCGGAAGATCTTGAGAAAGCCCTCCGAGCTGTGATATACTACTTCAAGCAAGAGGCTCGTCCTGACGATCAGAAGGAGCTCGCCGGACGACGCAACGAGCACGGAGTTGGGTTCGAGCCAGAAGCGCGCTGGCAAGACCATGACCGGGGCGGAGCTGGAGGAAATTTATCCCTGATGCATCTCCAAGCTTGCAGCCTTTGCTAGCtagatttaagcctccctgatgcACCTTTTCCTTCCTAACCTGATGCACTACTCTCATTTAGCTCACAAGTACTAGTAAAAATATTCTTGGACCctgatgcatgtgcatcagggtAAGCCTAAAGAGCTCCGCCCGTCGATGACGCCGGCGACAGCGAAGGTTGTGCCGTCCACGGCCATGACCCTGCGGGTGCTCCCGTCCAGGAGGTAGAACGTGCCGTCGCAGTAGGTGATGCTGCTGACACGGCCAGCGTTCTGCAGCGAGCACCCGGCGACCGGACTCcacgatccgccgccgccacacggGGGCAGCCGACAGAAGAAGGCGCCCTTTCCCGGCGAGACCATGATCGCGTCCGGCGACCGATCCCAAACCATGTCACGGAGGATCTTCCgatcgccgtcgcggaagaacgaTGGCGGCAGCTTGGGCAGGCTCTCCGACGCGCCGGTGATGGGGTGCAGCAGCTTGGCCGAGGCGCCGTCGTGGGTCACGCCGAGCGTCCAGCCGCGCGGCGaagcgaagaggaagaagaaaccgCTGGTGGCGGGGACGGAGATCTCCACGATCCTGTCGTCGGCGTGGGACCAAAGACCGTGGTTGGCGCTGGAGATTTGGAGGGGACGAGAAGCAGTGGGACGCGGCGACGGGCGGCATGGGCCGCGGAGGCCGAGCGCCAGGATGGGCACACCGAGTGGAAGCGCGCGAGGTCTGCGTGCTCGGTGATCCTGTCGGCGATCCCCGATACGAGATCGGCTGGCAGCTCGGACCAGCTCATGGTGTGTAGTAGCCCGTGCTGGTTGAGAGGC from Lolium rigidum isolate FL_2022 chromosome 4, APGP_CSIRO_Lrig_0.1, whole genome shotgun sequence encodes the following:
- the LOC124648665 gene encoding LOW QUALITY PROTEIN: uncharacterized protein LOC124648665 (The sequence of the model RefSeq protein was modified relative to this genomic sequence to represent the inferred CDS: inserted 1 base in 1 codon; substituted 1 base at 1 genomic stop codon) is translated as MSWSELPADLVSGIADRITEHADLARFHSVCPSWRSASAAHAARRRVPLLLVPSKXSSANHGLWSHADDRIVEISVPATSGFFFLFASPRGWTLGVTHDGASAKLLHPITGASESLPKLPPSFFRDGDRKILRDMVWDRSPDAIMVSPGKGAFFCRLPPCGGGGSWSPVAGCSLQNAGRVSSITYCDGTFYLLDGSTRRVMAVDGTTFAVAGGXISSSSAPVMVLPARFWLEPNSVLVASSGELLLIVRTSLLLEVVYHSSEGFLKIFRADVRGPAAAWSEVTDGSGIGDRAVFVDHFRGFCVEASGVNGLRRNCMYVARGYEVVDDDYGMDVYAKFTVSVLDLAELATENLEYGNLSKFRDGSLWRWPSWLMTNLH